Proteins co-encoded in one Periophthalmus magnuspinnatus isolate fPerMag1 chromosome 20, fPerMag1.2.pri, whole genome shotgun sequence genomic window:
- the ccl34b.4 gene encoding chemokine (C-C motif) ligand 34b, duplicate 4: MKMFPCVKVSVLLAVMALSHSSSATVEKLSSCCKLVSTDPVKEKITGILPQRKNGECVDAYIVQTEKNLYCVFPGASWVRPHVQAFRQKQAKAKAQAPTKKSLLSILSTRAPPPSATSDTVTSSTVWSSDPTSIFSSSTPPPTSTSDLTSDPASSTTDMSSSGSYSLTSDLSSVTDDDVSSGELDFYV, translated from the exons atGAAAATGTTCCCCTGTGTGAAAGTGTCTGTTCTTCTGGCCGTCATGGCTCTGTCTCACTCTTCGTCTGCCACAG tgGAGAAGTTGTCCTCCTGCTGTAAACTTGTGAGCACTGATCCAGTCAAGGAGAAAATCACTGGAATTTTACCTCAAAGAAAGAATGGAGAATGTGTAGACGCCTATAT agTTCAGACAGAGAAGAATCTGTACTGTGTGTTTCCTGGAGCGTCCTGGGTCAGACCTCATGTGCAGGCGTTTAG ACAAAAACAGGCTAAAGCCAAAGCTCAGGCTCCCACCAAGAAGTCTCtgctctccatcctctccaccAGAGCTCCTCCCCCTTCAGCTACCTCTGACACAGTGACCTCCTCCACGGTTTGGTCCTCTGACCCAACCTCCATCTTCTCCTCTAGCACTCCTCCACCCACCTCCACCTCTGACCTCACCTCTGACCCAGCCAGCTCCACCACAGATATGTCCTCCTCTGGATCCTATagcttgacctctgacctgtcctctgTTACTGATGATGACGTGTCTTCTGGAGAACTCGATTTCTATGTCTAG